From a region of the uncultured Draconibacterium sp. genome:
- the ilvD gene encoding dihydroxy-acid dehydratase: protein MHNTLRSNTTTQGRRMAGARSLWRANGMKEEHFGKPLIAIVNSFTQFVPGHVHLHEIGQYVKSLIEKEGYFAAEFNTIAIDDGIAMGHDGMLYSLPSRDVIADSVEYMCNAHKVDAMVCISNCDKITPGMMMAAMRLNIPAVFVSGGPMEAGEVDDKFLDLVDAMVMAADTKIEDSYVQQVEENACPTCGSCSGMFTANSMNCLAEAIGLALPGNGTILATHANRKKLFEEAAKKIIAATKAYYFEGDDSVLPRSIGSRDSFLNAMKLDIAMGGSTNTVLHLLAIAHEAEVSFTMNDIDELSRITPNLCKVAPNGHYHIQDVNRAGGILSILGELERGGLMETNVSRIDGRTLGEAIAEYDIKRDTVTEDAIKRFKSAPGGGRNLVMGSQESYYKQLDDDRAEGCIRDFEHAYNKDGGLAILFGNIAEKGCIVKTAGVDPSIFKFSGTAKVFDSQDDAVNGILGDDVQKGDVIVIRYEGPKGGPGMQEMLYPTSYLKSMQLDKHCALITDGRFSGGTSGLSIGHVSPEAAGGGAIALIRNNDKIAIDIAERSINLVISDEELQKRRDEEEAKGAKAWKPATRVRNVSKALKAYASLVSSADMGAVRLID from the coding sequence ATGCATAACACATTACGAAGCAACACAACCACACAGGGCCGCAGAATGGCCGGGGCACGTAGCCTTTGGAGAGCTAACGGAATGAAAGAAGAACACTTCGGGAAACCGCTGATCGCAATTGTTAACTCGTTCACTCAGTTTGTTCCGGGGCATGTTCATTTACACGAAATTGGCCAGTATGTAAAAAGTTTAATTGAAAAAGAAGGCTACTTTGCTGCTGAGTTTAACACCATTGCTATCGACGATGGTATTGCAATGGGCCACGACGGGATGTTATATTCACTTCCGTCGCGTGATGTCATTGCCGACAGTGTTGAATACATGTGTAATGCACACAAAGTGGATGCGATGGTTTGTATCTCGAACTGCGATAAAATTACACCGGGAATGATGATGGCTGCCATGCGTCTGAATATTCCGGCGGTATTTGTTTCGGGCGGACCGATGGAAGCCGGCGAAGTAGATGACAAATTCCTTGACCTTGTTGACGCCATGGTTATGGCTGCCGATACCAAAATAGAGGATTCGTATGTACAACAGGTAGAAGAAAATGCCTGTCCTACCTGCGGATCATGTTCCGGTATGTTCACCGCAAACTCAATGAACTGTTTGGCCGAAGCGATTGGTTTGGCACTTCCCGGAAACGGAACAATTTTGGCCACACACGCTAACAGAAAAAAACTATTTGAAGAAGCTGCAAAAAAAATTATTGCGGCCACAAAAGCATACTATTTCGAAGGCGACGACTCGGTACTTCCACGAAGCATCGGTTCGCGCGATTCCTTTTTAAATGCCATGAAACTGGATATTGCCATGGGGGGGTCAACAAACACTGTTCTTCACCTGTTAGCTATTGCACACGAAGCAGAAGTTAGCTTTACCATGAACGATATTGACGAACTTTCACGCATCACTCCTAATTTATGTAAGGTGGCGCCTAACGGGCATTACCATATTCAGGATGTAAATCGTGCCGGCGGAATTCTTTCAATTCTGGGAGAGCTGGAACGCGGCGGTTTGATGGAAACCAACGTTTCGCGCATCGATGGCAGAACACTGGGCGAAGCCATTGCCGAATACGATATCAAACGTGATACCGTTACCGAAGATGCCATTAAGCGTTTTAAATCGGCTCCGGGCGGAGGTCGCAACCTTGTTATGGGATCACAGGAAAGCTACTACAAGCAACTGGATGATGATCGTGCCGAAGGATGTATCCGCGATTTTGAACATGCATACAACAAAGACGGTGGTTTGGCAATTCTTTTCGGTAACATTGCAGAAAAGGGATGTATTGTAAAAACTGCAGGAGTTGATCCGTCGATTTTTAAATTTAGCGGAACAGCTAAAGTTTTCGATTCTCAGGATGATGCGGTAAATGGTATTCTGGGTGATGATGTTCAAAAAGGAGATGTAATTGTTATTCGCTACGAAGGGCCAAAAGGCGGACCTGGAATGCAGGAAATGCTCTACCCTACTTCGTACCTGAAATCGATGCAGCTGGATAAACACTGTGCACTGATTACTGACGGACGTTTCTCAGGTGGAACATCGGGATTGTCTATCGGTCACGTTTCTCCCGAAGCAGCAGGTGGCGGCGCAATTGCACTTATTCGCAACAACGATAAAATTGCGATCGATATTGCCGAGCGCTCTATTAACCTGGTAATTTCTGACGAAGAATTACAAAAACGTCGCGACGAAGAAGAGGCCAAAGGAGCAAAAGCCTGGAAACCTGCAACGCGAGTCCGCAATGTGTCGAAAGCACTAAAAGCTTATGCAAGCCTCGTTTCATCGGCCGATATGGGAGCCGTAAGATTAATAGACTAA
- a CDS encoding alpha-L-fucosidase translates to MIKSGVTFLLLTFSVILWAQSTETTNTETLNLNKPERVEWFRDLGFGLFIHFSFDSQLGVVISHSMVGASEDYLNRYINELPKTFDPKDFDAKEIATLAKLAGMKYIVFTTKHHSGFCMWDTETTDFNITNTPYKKDLLDEYVEATREAGLAVGFYFSPEDFHFLHENGLEIRRTNINDIPPHLMKKYVELNELQTIELMAKYGDIDILFYDGGEGPLLEKCKQVAWELHPDVVITRGAMETPEQTVPGTTLSDPWEACLTMGTQWAYKPANEVYKTGTRLIEILVETRAKGGNQLLNIGPKPNGEVPEEQVNLLREIAAWNFVNGEAIEATKPWIIPNEENIWYTWKPKEKTLYAILTKQAEWPRGERREFVLKSVNATENTEVEVLGQSGKRVEYMSETNATTLFEQEENGLHISCVHAQRLYNNHKWNYPLVLKITNAQPAFTPPVVVTEEAEIIQSGGTNYIQFNGKIIEQGDQENLKVCFQYRPHFNPTKQPIPVEWKETKTMLINDEAFSIKLPVKNEKITYQYRLVLKHPKSTINGKIKSISLSAN, encoded by the coding sequence ATGATAAAGTCAGGCGTAACATTTCTGTTACTAACATTTTCAGTAATTCTGTGGGCACAATCGACAGAAACAACCAACACCGAAACTTTAAACCTGAACAAACCCGAGCGTGTAGAATGGTTTCGTGATCTCGGTTTTGGCCTATTCATCCATTTTAGTTTCGACAGCCAGTTGGGCGTTGTAATCAGCCACTCGATGGTTGGTGCGTCCGAAGATTACCTGAACCGCTACATTAACGAGCTTCCAAAAACGTTTGATCCGAAAGATTTTGATGCAAAAGAAATTGCAACTCTTGCCAAACTTGCCGGAATGAAATACATTGTGTTCACCACAAAACACCACTCGGGTTTTTGCATGTGGGACACCGAAACCACCGACTTTAATATCACCAACACTCCATATAAAAAAGATCTGTTAGACGAATATGTTGAAGCTACACGCGAAGCAGGCTTGGCAGTTGGATTCTATTTTTCGCCTGAGGATTTTCATTTTTTGCATGAAAACGGACTTGAAATTCGCCGCACAAACATTAACGACATTCCTCCACATTTAATGAAGAAATACGTGGAATTAAACGAACTTCAAACCATTGAATTAATGGCTAAATATGGCGATATCGATATTCTCTTTTACGATGGTGGCGAAGGACCTTTGCTTGAAAAATGTAAACAAGTGGCGTGGGAACTTCACCCCGATGTGGTAATAACACGCGGCGCCATGGAAACACCGGAACAAACGGTGCCCGGCACCACGCTTTCCGATCCCTGGGAAGCTTGTTTAACTATGGGAACACAATGGGCATACAAACCAGCCAACGAAGTGTATAAAACCGGTACCCGACTAATTGAAATACTGGTTGAAACACGTGCAAAAGGAGGCAACCAACTGCTCAATATCGGGCCAAAACCAAATGGTGAGGTTCCCGAAGAACAGGTAAACCTGTTGCGAGAAATTGCTGCCTGGAACTTTGTAAACGGCGAAGCAATTGAGGCCACAAAACCTTGGATTATTCCGAACGAAGAAAATATATGGTATACCTGGAAACCGAAAGAAAAAACGCTTTATGCTATTCTTACCAAACAAGCGGAGTGGCCGCGTGGCGAACGCCGCGAATTTGTTTTGAAATCGGTTAACGCGACGGAAAATACCGAAGTTGAAGTTTTAGGGCAATCGGGGAAACGCGTTGAATACATGTCGGAAACAAATGCGACCACTCTTTTTGAACAGGAAGAAAATGGTTTACACATTTCCTGCGTGCATGCACAACGTTTATACAATAATCATAAATGGAACTACCCGCTTGTTTTAAAAATTACCAATGCCCAACCTGCATTTACTCCACCCGTCGTGGTTACCGAAGAAGCCGAAATAATACAATCAGGCGGGACGAATTACATCCAATTCAACGGTAAAATTATTGAACAGGGCGATCAGGAAAATCTAAAAGTTTGCTTTCAATATCGCCCGCATTTCAATCCCACTAAACAACCAATACCTGTTGAGTGGAAAGAAACCAAAACAATGCTTATAAACGATGAAGCATTTTCTATTAAACTTCCTGTAAAAAATGAAAAAATAACTTATCAATACCGATTGGTTTTAAAACATCCAAAATCAACAATTAACGGAAAAATCAAATCAATTTCGTTATCGGCTAATTAG
- a CDS encoding FadR/GntR family transcriptional regulator has product MDEIFRKIGSKLTLSQKIERRIEAAIREKKLPVGSRLPTERELCESFGVSRTALREALRRLSARGLIEITKGSGMTVTGLKIDDAIENLNLYYDMQFDHNLIAQIIEVRRLFEPEIASLAAKQRTQNDLSDIQDNIEAFKACNPDNIQMEADLDNKFHLMIAKATHNPIVQISMEPIYSLLPRMRNLIYANVEGEKDITLEYHLKIFDVINKQKSEEAAELMKVHLRRTMEIYQKYLHSSI; this is encoded by the coding sequence ATGGATGAAATCTTTAGAAAAATTGGAAGTAAGCTAACTTTGAGCCAAAAAATTGAGCGAAGGATTGAAGCTGCTATCAGGGAAAAGAAACTACCCGTGGGATCCAGACTTCCAACAGAGCGGGAGTTGTGCGAATCATTTGGTGTTAGCCGAACAGCATTGCGCGAGGCACTACGTCGTTTAAGTGCGCGCGGGCTTATAGAAATTACAAAAGGTAGTGGGATGACTGTTACCGGGTTAAAGATTGATGATGCCATTGAAAACCTGAACTTGTATTACGACATGCAGTTCGACCATAACCTGATTGCGCAAATTATTGAAGTGCGCAGGTTGTTTGAACCCGAGATTGCCAGCCTGGCAGCCAAACAAAGAACTCAAAATGATTTAAGCGATATTCAGGATAATATTGAAGCTTTTAAAGCTTGCAATCCTGATAATATTCAAATGGAGGCCGACCTGGATAATAAATTCCATTTAATGATTGCCAAGGCAACGCATAACCCGATCGTGCAGATTTCGATGGAACCAATTTATTCGCTTCTGCCACGCATGCGAAACCTGATTTATGCAAACGTAGAGGGAGAAAAGGATATTACACTCGAATATCATTTGAAAATATTTGACGTAATAAACAAACAGAAAAGCGAAGAGGCAGCCGAATTGATGAAAGTGCATTTGCGTCGTACAATGGAGATTTACCAGAAATACCTCCATAGTTCTATTTAG
- a CDS encoding transglutaminase-like domain-containing protein, whose protein sequence is MFDYQSYLSQGKFKEAETRLSEQLADDSQNNELIIQLETVRRLRKEFPYTREDVKEQLRDYFPDLTDEDLNKWEKDRQLEMRVIDGEKRYFSRSVSNFFRLNEAAGKVKEAKNGRAYDGVEDFQQTVIPQWFEKTVEPRKPFSPQRIKVDYTITLDANVVPSGEIVKCWLPYPRTGSQRLPKVEFLKASQEDYTIAPNETMQRTVYMEKKAVQDEETVFQISYIFETAAQWFNIKPEDVREYNKNSELYKKYTAERLPHIVFNDQIKSLAERIIGNEKNPVKQVELLYYWINDNIPWAGALEYSVMPCIPCYVLENMHGDCGMQTFLFLSMARSVGIPCKWQSGWYLLPQTKNLHDWAEVYYEGVGWVPVDPSFKLVDSEDERIKEFYLNGLDCYRLVVNDDFARELVPPKKFYRSEPFDFQRGELEWEGGNLYFDTWDYHLDLEYLPATEN, encoded by the coding sequence GTGTTCGATTATCAAAGTTATTTGTCACAAGGAAAATTCAAAGAAGCTGAAACCAGGTTGAGTGAGCAACTTGCTGATGATTCTCAGAATAACGAGTTGATTATTCAGCTTGAAACCGTCCGACGTTTACGAAAAGAGTTTCCTTACACGCGGGAAGATGTAAAAGAACAGTTGCGCGACTATTTTCCGGATTTAACAGACGAAGATCTGAATAAGTGGGAAAAAGACAGGCAATTGGAAATGCGCGTTATAGATGGCGAAAAGCGCTATTTCTCAAGATCGGTTAGCAATTTCTTTCGTTTAAACGAAGCCGCCGGAAAGGTTAAGGAGGCAAAAAACGGGAGAGCTTACGATGGTGTGGAAGATTTTCAACAGACCGTTATTCCGCAGTGGTTCGAAAAAACTGTTGAGCCGCGAAAGCCTTTCAGTCCGCAACGAATAAAAGTAGATTATACGATTACACTTGATGCCAATGTTGTACCGTCAGGAGAAATTGTAAAATGCTGGTTGCCCTATCCGCGAACCGGATCGCAGCGATTGCCGAAGGTCGAATTTTTAAAGGCCAGCCAGGAGGATTATACAATTGCTCCGAACGAAACCATGCAGCGCACCGTTTATATGGAGAAAAAAGCGGTGCAAGATGAGGAAACCGTCTTTCAAATCTCATATATTTTTGAAACTGCGGCGCAGTGGTTCAATATTAAACCGGAAGATGTTCGGGAATACAATAAAAACTCGGAACTTTATAAAAAATATACCGCCGAACGTTTGCCGCATATTGTGTTTAACGACCAAATAAAATCATTGGCAGAACGCATTATTGGTAACGAAAAAAATCCGGTAAAACAGGTGGAATTGCTCTATTACTGGATAAACGATAATATTCCGTGGGCGGGTGCGCTCGAATATTCGGTTATGCCTTGTATTCCGTGTTATGTGCTGGAAAATATGCACGGCGATTGTGGTATGCAAACCTTTTTGTTTTTGAGTATGGCACGCAGCGTCGGAATTCCGTGTAAATGGCAAAGTGGCTGGTATTTATTGCCGCAAACCAAAAACTTGCACGACTGGGCCGAGGTGTATTACGAAGGAGTTGGTTGGGTACCGGTTGATCCCTCGTTTAAGCTTGTCGATTCGGAAGACGAGCGTATTAAAGAGTTTTACCTGAACGGGCTGGATTGTTACCGACTGGTAGTAAACGATGATTTTGCCCGTGAACTGGTTCCGCCTAAAAAGTTTTACAGAAGTGAACCTTTTGATTTTCAGCGCGGAGAACTGGAATGGGAGGGTGGGAACTTGTATTTTGATACCTGGGATTATCATCTCGATTTAGAATATCTCCCGGCTACCGAAAACTAA